One window of Cystobacter fuscus DSM 2262 genomic DNA carries:
- a CDS encoding GFA family protein encodes MTSTYNGSCHCGGIRFQADINLGQGTTRCNCSICFKTRFWGAVVAPAAFRLLAGSEMLSTYRFGRKREQHPSCTVCGIRPFVIGDSPRRGTFYAVNVACLDCVDDAVLAEAPITYVDGRNDDWDAAPAETRQL; translated from the coding sequence ATGACGAGTACTTACAACGGAAGTTGCCACTGCGGAGGCATCCGCTTCCAAGCCGACATCAACCTCGGCCAGGGCACGACGCGCTGCAACTGCTCGATCTGCTTCAAGACCCGGTTCTGGGGCGCCGTCGTCGCCCCCGCCGCGTTCCGCCTGCTGGCCGGCAGCGAGATGCTGTCGACCTACCGCTTCGGCCGCAAGCGCGAGCAGCATCCGTCTTGCACCGTGTGCGGCATCCGCCCGTTCGTCATCGGCGATTCGCCGCGCCGCGGGACCTTTTATGCGGTGAACGTGGCTTGCCTGGATTGCGTGGACGATGCGGTGCTGGCGGAGGCGCCCATCACGTACGTCGACGGGCGCAATGACGATTGGGATGCGGCGCCGGCCGAGACGCGGCAGCTTTGA